A part of Oncorhynchus clarkii lewisi isolate Uvic-CL-2024 chromosome 17, UVic_Ocla_1.0, whole genome shotgun sequence genomic DNA contains:
- the LOC139370194 gene encoding zinc finger protein 3-like — MSGEKETLLEEMEQSLHPLTEDNLRHLCERCGIDGSQVKGKNHRSLRRKIMEEMWENADSVKSEELGMSWLLRLKDDIRKMHEESTVAPMSSSQSDDDDDDATTCGEEWDKDWFPSNGLEAESMRPSQSDDDDAADCDEEWDMENKDRCLSNGLEAESAPENHTPEQRQRGDMSLPPAYPLPESPGPASPAGTLLLGLKRVSVRLVDCRKTLGLSGTTRVGGEEKEYGDSDSMSSRDNPNGRLLSGRVLSSGKAPGLKVIQRPYSCDVCEKSFPHLGDLKRHQRIHTGEKPYSCDQCGKSFARTDYLAEHKLTHTGEKPYLCSDCGKSFYTPAKLKEHERSHSGENPFGCGLCGKTFACSGSLTNHKRVHTGEKPYSCDQCGKSCKDATALNEHMRSHTGEKPFRCHVCGMSFSRRNTQKVHMRRHTGEKPYSCDQCGKRFAHPGDLKIHIRVHTGEKPYSCDQCGKRFTQSTNLTKHRRVHAGEKP, encoded by the exons ATGAGTGGAGAGAAGGAAACATTGTTGGAAGAAATGGAACAGAGTTTACACCCTCTAACGGAGGATAATTTACGACACCTGTGTGAACGCTGTGGAATAGATGGCTCCCAAGTTAAAGGAAAGAACCATCGCTCGTTGCGACGTAAAATCATGGAGGAAATGTGGGAAAATGCAGACTCAGTCAAATCGGAGGAGCTTGGAATGTCTTGGTTACTCCGACTGAAAGATGACATCAGAAAGATGCATGAAGAATCTACTGTGGCACCCATGAGTTCCAGCCAGTCTGATGATGACGACGACGATGCTACAACCTGCGGCGAGGAATGGGACAAGGATTGGTTTCCTAGCAACGGGCTGGAGGCGGAGT CCATGAGGCCCAGCcagtctgatgatgatgatgctgcagACTGCGATGAAGAATGGGACATGGAAAACAAGGATCGGTGTCTTAGCAACGGGCTGGAGGCGGAGTCAGCTCCAGAGAACCACACCCCAGAGCAGAGGCAGAGGGGT GACATGTCTCTCCCACCCGCCTACCCTCTCCCCGAGTCCCCAGGTCCTGCCTCTCCCGCTGGCACATTATTACTGGGTTTGAAGAGGGTGTCTGTGCGGCTGGTTGACTGCAGGAAAACACTGGGACTGAGTGGAACTACGAgagtaggaggagaagagaaggaataTGGAGATTCAGATTCGATGTCATCAA GGGACAACCCTAACGGTCGCTTGCTCAGTGGGAGAGTCTTATCATCTGGGAAGGCTCCAGGGTTGAAAGTGATCCAGCGACCTTATAGCTGTGATGTATGTGAGAAAAGTTTCCCACATTTAGGAGACCTAAAGagacaccagagaatacacacaggagagaaaccttatagctgtgatcaatgtgggaagagttttgctcgAACTGATTACCTGGCTGAACACAAGCTAacgcacacaggagagaagccctacCTCTGCTCAGACTGTGGGAAGAGCTTCTATACACCAGCAAAGTTGAAAGAGCACGAGCGATCACACTCAGGAGAGAACCCTTTCGGGTGTGGTCTGTGTGGGAAGACCTTTGCTTGTTCAGGTTCCCTGACTAATCACAAGCgtgtacacacaggagagaaaccttacagctgtgatcaatgtgggaagagctgCAAAGATGCCACGGCCCTGAATGAACACATGCgttcacacacaggagagaaaccttttcgCTGCCATGTCTGTGGAATGAGTTTTTCTCGACGAAACACCCAGAAAGTACACATGCGCAGACACACCGGTGAGAAGCCTTACAGCTGTGACCAGTGTGGGAAGAGATTCGCTCATCCAGGTGATTTGAAAATACACATCAGAGTACACACCGGAGAGAAACCGTACAGCTGTGACcagtgtgggaagagattcactcAGTCAACAAACCTGACTAAGCACAGACGTGTTCACGCCGGAGAGAAGCCCTAA
- the LOC139370128 gene encoding zinc finger protein 724-like — protein sequence MSGEKEALLEEIEQSLHPLTEDNLRHLCERCGIDGSQAKGKNHRSLRRKIMEEMWENADSVKSEEQGMSWLLRLKDDIRKIQEESSVAPMSPSQSDDDDGATDCDEEWNVEDNDGDSDSMSSSRNNGDNPNGRSLSGRVLSSGKAPGLKVIQRPYNCDVCEKSFPHLGDLKRHQRIHTGEKPYGCDQCGKSFRQPGQLTKHKLTHTGEKSYRCDQCGKSFARADTRTEHKRTHTGRKSYVCDQCGKGFTTLGALTIHQRIHTGEKPYVCAVCEKSFRQSGQLTIHKRTHTGEKPYNCDQCEKSFAEAGSLTEHRRTHTGEKPYVCDQCGKSFTTLGTLTIHQRIHTGEKPFICAICGKSFRQTVQLTRHKRTHAGEKSYRSFDQ from the exons ATGAGTGGAGAGAAGGAGGCATTGCTGGAAGAAATAGAACAGAGTTTACACCCTCTAACGGAGGATAATTTACGACACCTGTGTGAACGCTGTGGAATAGATGGCTCCCAAGCTAAAGGAAAGAACCATCGCTCGTTGCGACGTAAAATCATGGAGGAAATGTGGGAAAATGCAGATTCAGTCAAATCGGAGGAGCAGGGAATGTCTTGGTTACTCCGACTGAAAGATGACATCAGAAAAATACAGGAAGAATCTAGCGTGGCACCCATGAGTCCCAGCcagtctgatgatgatgatggagctACAGACTGCGATGAAGAATGGAACGTGGAGGACAACGATGGAGATTCAGATTCGATGTCATCAAGTAGGAAcaatg GGGACAACCCTAACGGTCGCTCGCTCAGTGGGAGGGTCTTATCATCTGGGAAGGCTCCAGGGTTGAAAGTGATCCAGCGACCTTACAACTGTGATGTATGTGAGAAAAGTTTCCCACATTTAGGAGATCTAAAGagacaccagagaatacacacaggagagaaaccatatggttgtgatcaatgtgggaagagttttcgTCAGCCAGGGCAACTGACGAAACACAAgctaacacacactggagagaaatctTATCGCTGTGATCAATGCGGGAAGAGTTTTGCTCGAGCTGATACCAGGACTGAACACAAacgaacacacacaggaaggaaatCTTAtgtctgtgatcaatgtgggaagggtTTCACTACCTTAGGAGCactgactatacaccagagaatacacacaggagagaaaccatatgTCTGCGCTGTATGTGAAAAGAGTTTCCGTCAGTCAGGACAACTGACTATACACAAGCGAAcacacaccggagagaaaccATATAACTGTGATCAATGTGAGAAGAGTTTTGCCGAAGCTGGTTCCCTGACTGAACACAGACgaacacatacaggagagaaaccatatgtctgtgatcaatgtgggaagagtttcactaCCTTAGGAACactgactatacaccagagaattcacacaggagagaaaccttttattTGTGCTATATGTGGAAAGAGTTTCCGTCAAACGGTACAACTGACAAGGCACAAGAGAACACACGcgggagagaaatcttatagaaGCTTTGATCAATGA